A genomic region of Friedmanniella luteola contains the following coding sequences:
- a CDS encoding penicillin acylase family protein — MRRLPRWLLFPAIVVVLALVVLPFLAVSLVRESTPTTEGRLTLPGLGAPVEVLRDASGVPHVYADNPEDLFEAQGFVAAQDRFFEMDFRRHLAAGRLAELFGESQVSTDAYVRTLGWRRVAEQELRLLSSSTRRYLDAYAAGVNGYLRERSPAELSLEYRLLGVQGLRGAPEAWTAADSLAWLKVMAWQLGSNQDDEASRGLLSATLGPGRVAELYPQHPLEGYDPILDRGDVRGRAFDPDAALVSGRPAPAGLSRAQLQAAQPALAGAAAVDRLLPAVLGTADGAGGIGSNSFVVAGSRTASGKALLSNDPHLATSIPSTFAQVGLHCRTVSKACPFDVSGFSLAAVPGVVIGHNSAVAWGMTTSYADVQDLYLEQVQGDTVRRGPVYEPLEQRTEEIRVRGEDQPRALRIRSSRHGPLLSDVSAALQRVGAQRGESGGSGYAVSVAWVGSTPGRTMDALLGLNRAQDFRQFRAALALLSAPSQNFVYADTAGNIGYQLPGDLPVRGRGDGRTPSPGWDERYDWTGRIPFAQLPYTYNPPSGYLVAANQQVIGRQYPYPVGSGYSYGWRSQEIRDRLADAPPLTLDAAEQIFYDETVRPAAALVPALLKVRVADPWVAEGQRTLVGWDYSASADSAPAAFYNVVVHDLLELTFRDELPQDQWPHGGDRWYAVLDRLLADPDNAWWDDVTTPQVERRDDILLAAMTDARSEITSLMSRDPDGWRWGHLHQVRLESLTLGQSGIAPVEALFNRGHYPVGGGPAVVNALGYDDLLGYGVTTAPTMRMLVDLGALDGSRWINQSGVSGHAFAEHYDDQTELWATNQMLPFVSSRPAVEAATADRLELVPGG; from the coding sequence GTGCGTCGCCTTCCCCGCTGGCTGTTGTTCCCCGCCATCGTCGTCGTGCTGGCGCTGGTCGTGCTGCCCTTCCTGGCCGTCAGCCTGGTCCGCGAGTCCACCCCGACGACGGAGGGCCGGCTCACCCTGCCCGGGCTGGGTGCTCCGGTCGAGGTGCTCCGTGACGCCAGCGGCGTCCCGCACGTCTACGCCGACAACCCGGAGGACCTCTTCGAGGCCCAGGGCTTCGTGGCCGCCCAGGACCGGTTCTTCGAGATGGACTTCCGCCGTCACCTGGCCGCGGGTCGGCTGGCCGAGCTGTTCGGGGAGTCGCAGGTGAGCACGGACGCCTACGTCCGCACGCTGGGCTGGCGCCGGGTGGCCGAGCAGGAGCTGCGCCTGCTGTCCTCCTCGACCCGCCGCTACCTGGACGCCTACGCGGCCGGGGTCAACGGCTACCTGCGCGAGCGGTCACCCGCCGAGCTGTCCCTCGAGTACCGCTTGCTCGGGGTCCAGGGGCTGCGCGGTGCCCCGGAGGCGTGGACGGCCGCCGACTCGCTGGCGTGGCTCAAGGTGATGGCCTGGCAGCTCGGGTCCAACCAGGACGACGAGGCCTCCCGCGGCCTGCTGAGCGCCACCCTCGGCCCCGGCCGGGTCGCCGAGCTCTACCCGCAGCACCCGCTGGAGGGCTACGACCCGATCCTCGACCGTGGCGACGTCCGCGGACGGGCCTTCGACCCGGACGCGGCGCTGGTCTCCGGTCGGCCGGCCCCGGCCGGGCTCTCCCGGGCCCAGCTGCAGGCCGCCCAGCCGGCCCTCGCCGGTGCGGCCGCGGTCGACCGGCTGCTGCCCGCCGTCCTCGGCACGGCCGACGGGGCCGGCGGCATCGGCTCCAACTCCTTCGTCGTGGCGGGCTCCCGGACGGCCAGCGGGAAGGCGCTGCTGTCCAACGACCCGCACCTGGCCACCTCCATCCCCTCGACCTTCGCCCAGGTCGGGCTGCACTGCCGCACGGTGTCGAAGGCGTGCCCGTTCGACGTCTCCGGCTTCAGCCTCGCCGCCGTGCCGGGCGTGGTGATCGGCCACAACAGCGCGGTCGCCTGGGGGATGACCACCAGCTACGCCGACGTGCAGGACCTCTACCTCGAGCAGGTCCAGGGCGACACGGTCCGCCGCGGTCCGGTGTACGAGCCGCTGGAGCAGCGCACCGAGGAGATCCGCGTCCGCGGCGAGGACCAGCCGCGCGCCCTGCGGATCCGCTCGTCGCGGCACGGGCCGCTGCTGTCCGACGTCAGCGCCGCGCTGCAGCGGGTGGGGGCGCAGCGCGGGGAGTCGGGCGGCTCGGGCTACGCCGTGTCCGTCGCCTGGGTCGGCTCCACCCCGGGCCGCACCATGGACGCGCTGCTGGGGCTCAACCGGGCCCAGGACTTCCGCCAGTTCCGGGCCGCGCTGGCGCTGCTGTCCGCGCCGTCGCAGAACTTCGTCTACGCCGACACCGCCGGGAACATCGGTTACCAGCTGCCCGGCGACCTGCCGGTCCGGGGCCGGGGCGACGGCCGGACGCCGTCCCCGGGCTGGGACGAGCGGTACGACTGGACGGGCCGGATCCCGTTCGCCCAGCTGCCCTACACCTACAACCCGCCGAGCGGCTACCTGGTGGCGGCCAACCAGCAGGTCATCGGCCGGCAGTACCCCTACCCGGTCGGCTCCGGCTACTCCTACGGCTGGCGGAGCCAGGAGATCCGCGACCGGCTGGCCGACGCGCCCCCGCTGACCCTCGACGCGGCGGAGCAGATCTTCTACGACGAGACGGTGCGGCCCGCCGCCGCTCTCGTCCCGGCCCTGCTGAAGGTGCGGGTGGCCGACCCGTGGGTCGCCGAGGGGCAGCGCACGCTCGTCGGCTGGGACTACAGCGCCTCGGCCGACTCCGCGCCCGCCGCCTTCTACAACGTCGTCGTGCACGACCTGCTCGAGCTCACCTTCCGCGACGAGCTGCCGCAGGACCAGTGGCCGCACGGCGGCGACCGGTGGTACGCCGTCCTCGACAGGCTGCTGGCCGACCCGGACAACGCCTGGTGGGACGACGTCACGACCCCGCAGGTCGAGCGGCGCGACGACATCCTGCTGGCGGCGATGACCGACGCCCGCTCCGAGATCACCTCGCTGATGTCCCGCGACCCCGACGGCTGGCGCTGGGGTCACCTGCACCAGGTGCGGCTCGAGAGCCTGACGCTCGGCCAGAGCGGCATCGCCCCGGTCGAGGCGCTGTTCAACCGAGGGCACTACCCGGTGGGCGGCGGCCCGGCCGTCGTCAACGCCCTGGGCTACGACGACCTGCTCGGGTACGGGGTGACGACGGCCCCGACGATGCGGATGCTGGTCGACCTCGGGGCGCTCGACGGGTCGCGCTGGATCAACCAGAGCGGGGTCTCCGGGCACGCGTTCGCCGAGCACTACGACGACCAGACCGAGCTGTGGGCGACCAACCAGATGCTGCCCTTCGTCAGCTCCCGGCCCGCGGTGGAGGCCGCGACGGCGGACCGGCTGGAGCTGGTGCCCGGCGGCTGA